Within the Miscanthus floridulus cultivar M001 chromosome 2, ASM1932011v1, whole genome shotgun sequence genome, the region atccattgaagtatatcgtccagtactcttgatcgacgactgctggtggcatctagacctcagtccactccgcgatgaagtcagccagcacctaggatttgatcgctgttcggggggcataagtaatgccttgatccatcagctcaagtgcccactttgcggttcttcctgtggcatcctagctATGGACAACCTCATcgagggggaacgacatcacgactgtcacagggtgtgactcgaagtagtggcgtagcttccttttggtgatgaggatggtgtagaggagttcctagatttgggagtagcgggttttggagtcggatagtacctcgctgatgaaatatatagggcgctgcaccttgaaggcgtgccccttttcttcccgctctactactaaggcggcgctgaccacttgcgtggtggccgctatgtacaacAGGAGAgattctccgttgcttggaggaaccaggatcgggggttttgttagaagtagcttgaccatgtcaagcacctcctgggcctcggtggtccactcgaagcggtcagctttcttcagaagtcgataaagggggagtccatgtttgccgaggcgtgaaatgaattggCTGAGGGCGGTGAGGCATCCTATGATCTgctaaaccccctttatgttctggatcgggcccatccctgtgatggctgagattttctctgggttggctttgatgccgtgctcgaagacaatgaagccgagcagcatgcccctcgggaccccgaaaacacacttttcgggattgagtttgatgccatttgcctagagttttgcaaaggtttgttcaaggtcggcgataaggtggtcggcccatttggacttaactacgatgtcgtcgacgtaggcctcaacggtccacctgatgaggtccccgaagcagttgagcatatagcgctggtaagttgccccagcattcttcagaccgaacaacattgaaatgtagcaaaatgatccaaagggggtgataaaagatgtcgcgagctggccAGActtttcatcgtgatctggtggttgccgaagtatgcgtcaaggaagcagagggtttcgcaccctgaggtagaatcgactatttggtctatgcgtggcaaaggaaataggtcctttgggcacgccttgttgaggcccatgtagtcgacacacatcctccatttcctgctcttcttttgcacaagaatgggatttgctaaccactccgggtggtgttcttccctgatgaacccagcggccaacagttttgctatctcttcactgatggccctgcgcttttccttgtCAAAgcagcgcaggcgttgcttcactggcttagaacctgggtggattttcaaggtatgctcggtgacctccctcgggatgcctggcatatctgagggtttccacgcaaagatgtctttgttatcacaGAGAAAGTCGACAAGCGTGccttcctattcagaggagagcgcGGTACCGATGCGGACCTTTTTGCCCTTAGAGCTGCTAGGGtccatgaggacctccttggaccctTTCGCTGATTCGaatgacccggttgatttcttggCATCGGGCGTTTTTTCggcaacctcctccctgaggttggcgagttccttggaggcgacgactgtggcggcatggccgcagcattcgacttcgcactcataagcgcgctggaaggaggtgccgacggtgatgaccccgcagGGACCCgtcatcttcagcttaaggtatgtatagttggggacggccatgaacttcgcataacacggtcgtcctaggatggcgtggaaagttctcgggaaccccactacatcgaaggtgagggtctcagtcttgtaattggactgatccccaaaaATGATgcgcagatcgatctgccctagtggcacgacCTGCTTactaggcacgacgccatggaaaggcgctcggatggggcGAAGGTTTGTTCGGTCGACGCGCATCTCGTCgagtgtcttggcgtacatgatgttgaggccgctgcctacGTCCATCAATACTTTCGTGAGtcactttgggccgacgatcgagtcgacgacaagcgggtaccttcccgggtgtgggatggcatccggatggtcagtcctgtcgaaggttatggcggattctgaccaccggaggaaagcaggtgtggccggttcggtcgtatagacctcacggcgtgtGATCTTCTGGCGTCGTTTGGAGTCATAAGccattgatcctccaaagatcatgagggcaccgttcggcgttgggaaggcgtcgtccttctccttggTGTCATCTatggtgggggcaggttccttcccctgctcccctttgttgaggcctctagacaagtatttgcgcatgaggccacaatccttgtatagatgcttggctgggaaagcatggtttgggcatggcccctcgagcattttctcaaagtggttcagagtgccctccatgggcttccggtCACCCTTGCGGTcgacagcggccacgagcgagttgtcatgccgttgcttcttattctttcttttggtgggacggttggaggcaccttcgtcggtgcccttgtcccgccttgccttgctgtCGAAACGGTTGAAGATGGCtacgaccgcctcttctcctgaggcgtggctggtggcgatgtctaggagttccttggtggtccacgggcccctgtgccccagcttgtgaaccaaagactcgtaggttgtcccagataggaaggctcctatcacgtcggcgtcggcgacattagggagctcattCCACTGCTGGGAGAAGAGCCGGATGTACCCGCAGAGGGTCTCATTGGCCTTCtggtggcagttcttgaggtcccatgggttttcaGGGCATTTATACGTGCcttggaagtttcccacgaagatctccatcagatccacccaactttgaatggcgttggacgggaggtgctccaaccacgctcgtaccgaattggccaagaatagcgggagattgcgaataatgaaatcatcatcactcgcaccaccagcttgacaggcaagccgatagtctttgagccaaagcccagggtttgtttccctagaatatttagggatattggtaggcggtcggtaccttggtgggaaagtagcgttgaggatgtgtcggccgaaggcctgagggcctggcaggccagggctcgaGCTTCGGTCCTCGCTGCTGTAGTAGCGTCCACcgcgtcgaggatgatagccacggtgGGCTTCTTCCCTTGCGTCGCTGTGGGTGCGCCTACGAGCATCGATGGTGCTACGCACgtcgcggttgtggccgagacgttgatgtactaGGATAGCGGTGTGCTGCCTGTCGCCTGGCGATGTCTGGTGAATGGATGCATCCTTGGCGGGGCGCaccgagggcgtgcgctggctggcgtcgggcTCGCGTTGCCAagacaacgagctttccgcctgctgcgccgccataCGCTCGAGCAACGTATGAATTTCTCGGTGGGctcggcgatcctcggacgtcgtggcctctagaaggccgtgCAGCAAGGTCATCGCAGCAACGATGTTTTGGctcgcccgagcgaagtgagggagggtcccatcatcggtgaggatcctctggtgtatAGTGCGGGTTGTGGCACGCGCGCGCCCACCGTTTTCACGGCATtcgatctcgcgattgatgtccgcgtactcccgcacgagcccttgtccggcctcatcgatctccagcttctAGGCTCTTAGCTACTCCATCCTCAAGCGAGATGGGGCCGCTGCCTCCCCCCCGGACCTACCGTCAGGGTTGcttgtcggggtagcctcctccccgGAGACGCTTTCGACGCGCCCCTCAGGGGTTTgcaccatgaagcattcccgagaagggtgatggctccccctgctggagttagagctgGAGGACAATGCTGGCTCCTCCGTGAGGAGCTTGTGGAGAGTCTCTGTATCGAGTTCAATTGCCCCCATAAACTCGCTGTCCGTGGGTGGCTGAACCATgtgtagtgccagaaggtggctagCGGTCGCTGCggcgttgtggagaccgaacaAAACAATTGTCGAGGCGCTCCGCATGTGGCAttccggagagagggtgatgcagcgcggggcctccctggatgactagggtccaagggagacgtcgggctggccctcaagcctccggtggctgaagttgatggaagggagagactggacggccgtgtgggccagcgccagctctcctcctagtgtgacgatgaaatccaggtcaccgaaacgcacgtgtgcgcccgggacccagctgattgcgtggttggCCATCCGacgcctgatttggaacgcgcaaagacccctacctggcgcgccaactgttggtgtttcgaacaagcaccggcaagtaaatttatattgatgcgcgttaggcccggatggtgcgctaaaggacacaagatttatactggttcgggctgaatgtccctacgtctagtctattgctgctcgtgttattagcaccaaaattggttcgtagtagggggtacaaatggtcaagagagggactggttccaagtctctgatagaagggtcaaaaggatgccaaaaGCCTGGTAGCAGCTtaactgtgtgtgatgtgtgttgtgttgtccatcaaaagtcggtccctttgttggaggaagcacatccccttttatagatgaaggggacggctttacaagtgagaaggaaagggtgcgtatgctaccgagccttgttgttcacgtctaccaagccttgttgtccattccggcggataccagataatggtaagcgcctacaatactgttgatgcactgtagaatgttaggatggctacagagtactgctccgcatagggtatggactctggtatagtggttttgacttatgagcgttgcctagccttgctccgcatgccttttGGTTCCTATGAATCCCCGTcgaagggacgcggggtcggagtctgaAGTATCGCTGTGGGcatggccttccgatcggagagggcgtccggaggccgaagcgagtgctccgatctggtggGCACGAGGGGTCATggagcgggtgccgctcccttgggaccacaGCGTGGTGACAGCACATCCGTCATTGTGGAGGGCACGAGTCCtttcctagaccgtagtggttgtcgtatgtctacggcGGGTTTCGTGtttgagggctgaaggcggcgcctacaatactgttcggaCCCTGCAATGCCGGAGTGGGCTAAAGCACCTATCCCgttgttccctggcagtacttttcctgctgggatgcagggtatggtcctcgatgccacggttgacccgaacgtcttgtcttaccctgtacctatcatcatgagggagcgaGGAGAGGTCGTCAGGCGAGACGGAACTAGTctttggacatcgggcgaggcgaggtccgtcctcggacgtcgggcgaggtggagtatAGCTTTTATccgtcgggcgagaccgagcccagccctcaggggtcgggcgaggcggagtctagcccttagccctcgggcgagacggagctggcccacgggcgtcgggcaaggcgaagtctagcccttagccctcgggcgagacagagctagcccacgggcgtcgggcgaggcggaaccaaactcccgtcattcgggcaagaaacgcagtggcgcccttatccgtccgggagtttttaacgttcgatggttattagttccacctcctggggtaccccggtgttaggtcccAGTAGTTTCatttattcttaactatggaaacaTAGAGTAAATGCACCTTGTTTTTATCTCTCTGTTCATGTCAAGTGATTTTGAAGTTTATTTTTCGTAACTTTCTCTGGGGTACCATTAGTTTATTATGCTTGCCTTGTCATATTAGCAAAACACTGAACTTTTAGTGCTTAGTTCAGCGCTATGAAACAACTTTCACAAAGCATAATTAGCTAAATACTTCAAATATGATAGAATTAACTTTGTTACGCGTAAGTGTTTTTTGGATtatatacatggtcatatacaattgTTTGAAAGGTGAACTACGAAAAAAAAATCGTCCTTTGGTCGTTTTCATGTGCATCCTTGAATGaagccgtggcgttagcacgggcactatactagtatATATAATGAGTTTTCATTAACCTTGGATTTTGAGTTTCTCCACAAACTAATAACACTTGTGTCATTAGTATTACTAACCGTGTGCAGATGCATACAAATTCTTGGGTGACATCACACAGTTACACAAATTGAGCCTACTACAAGGCTAATCAAATTGCGTGAAATTCTAATGTCACTTTCCAAAACCTACAGGTAATATACGTCATTGTTTGGTAAGTTGTTCTGTTAAATAAGGTTGAAATTCTCAGGTGCTGTCCAATTTCAAGGCAGTTTCGACTTCGTCCAAGGCATGtctaaattttcttgcagtaGTTTGAAAATATATTGAAAAAAGGTGAGTATTTTTTATTATTGCATCCAGTTCGTAAATTTTCAAGCCAGGTAGGGGtatgccaactgtcgacaaaagatgctcggcagtccactgaggggtatcccacgatggtagatttatcgtagaggtgagcgagatcaggagcgagatggtaatacaagcaccaagacacaagatttagacaggttcggccatcagtatgacgtaatacctacatcctatgttctgatgtattgcattaagATATAGTAGCTTGTCCgttagaggacccctgcctctccttatatactctgtaggggtagagttacaaggtaaatattctatttggtactatacaatagcttgcggtgcacgccgagcagcgccgtgcacgccttcaTGTGGGCTGggtcacctctgatggtgtggctcatgtcttatcttgtggataccgagggccataccctCGTATGTTCTTATCCCTGGAACGTTCCAGCCCATGGTACAGGTGTGTCACTCCAACCTAATTGGTTGCAGGCGGTTTGGTTCTGGAGGGTAGGTGACAAGTCTCCGTTCCAAGGTCCAAGGCATGGGAGGAACAAATCTCCATTCCGACTATTTTTCATTCCAGGACGCATCTAACTGAATGCGCATTTCTAGTTCAACCTGACTTCAATCCGAGCGGAACACGCCTTGTTCCGGGCCGTTCTGGCTGGACCGAACGAGCCCTTACCAGCTAGAACCATTACCGCCGTGATATGAACCATTACGCCTTATCTTAGCACGAGCTCGTCCTCGTCCTGTTGATTTGGGATCAGGCAGATCTTGGCGTACCGCGAGATCAACGAgtacagagcaaaggttccacctgaCGAAAACCGAGCAAATAACGTATGTACGTGCACCTTATTAGCTCCGTGTCCATTTTGCAACTCATCTCATGACAAGAAAGATCATGGTGAATTAAATTCAGTAGCTAGGTAGCATCGTCGATCGCACCGTCACCCTCGTCGTTGGCGTAGAGCTCGATGAAGACGATCTTGATCATGGTGAAGAGGATGAAGCTGTAGATGATGATGTGATGATGGACAGCACGCCGAGGACGTCGTCCTCATGCTTGACGCCATACTTGAAGGTGTTGGCGTAGACGTAGAGCGGCGACGTGCCGAGGTCGGCGTACATGATCGCCACGCACTGGAATGCCAGCCACAGCGTCCGAACCCAGCTCTCCTGCCGTCCATGGTGATGGGCGGCGTGGGCTGGCCTCGTGGCGTCGCGGTACAGGGAGTCCTGCCGTAGCCAGTTCACCGGCGGCAGCTGCAGCTCCAGGTCGCCGCTGCGGGGCACCATCTCCAGGCCACCTCCGGCACCCGCTTGTTGTGCCATCTTTCCGCCGGCGGCGGCTTCCTCTGTAGACTGTAGTAGTCAAGGGCAGAACAGGTACCTTTGTACGGCGGAAAGGCTAACCCACTCCGCACTGCACCGTCCCTCAAGCAGCACCCTGTAGGCTGTAGCTGATTTGTTGGCTTCACAGCTGCTCATGCATGTCGCCTTGGGACGCCTTTTATAGCCCAACTATGGTACGCACCCGCGTGTGCAACTTGTGCTCCCTTTTTTCCTATCTTTGCGACGTCATCGTATCATGGGAACTTATCAATTTTTCTGGTGAATTCTGATCAAATTTATTGGTTAATTGTTGGAGTAAATTAACCTAATTATTAATTAATGGTCGCAACATCATGTTTTTATGAAAGCTGGTCAAAAGGTTAACGTTTTGtgtgggtgagagagggagagagagagagatggaaaTGTGCACCTCCGGTACATAAGGATGTGTGAGAGTACAGTGGTGTATGTTGTGAATAGGTCTTCGATATCGATGTATTTATCTAAGAATGACTTATTTTCATAAAGTCAATGGTAAGCGGATAGAACTACTGGTCAACCGTAAAAAGAAGTTTCGTTTTGTTCGTTGTTTTCAACGATGCCACTGCCACATCATCGAGagtggttttatgttgatgaagAAAATCACATCCTCAAATGCATACTTTCAATTCAATTGTTTTATATTCCGGTCATATAGCATTTAATGTGTGACATGGGATTGGAGGATTGTTGGACGAAATGAAATGTCTACGTTCTGTGTAGCAGCTGCTACTGTCGGCACACAGTAACATGCGAGCGGCAGCTGCCACAGGAAAAATGGCTGCTCAACAGGTTCATCTctctttaaataaataaattcctaGCAAGTTTTTAAAAGATTAGTATAGCTACCAAATGACCATATTACCCTTGATTAATTTAAGTTCCACCATTAAGTTGCACATTAATCGGTGTTTGGGTTACACGCTGGTCACATTATTTACTACTCATCTGGCTAGCAAAATTGGCCAACAGGAGAGGATGCTGCAGTAAATAGAATGGGAATACGAGAAAGTATTAAATGGGTATGGGCCGGTGGATCGTCATCCTCTAGGAATCGACTTATTCATGGATACATTTTTACTCCAGAAATTGATTTTTTAAGGGACAGAGGGGTATCTTTACTTTTGTATAGAAACTTTCACAGCTTCCATGCATGCTTACCGTTACAAAATTTCCATAATAATCAACAACGTAATCTTGACCCGCAAGGTGCCGAGCGCGTTGAAGAATCGATGGGAACCGAGCAGGAAGTCGCACAAGTGCACTATAGGCGACGACAGATCAAGTCGACGTCGTGGGCGTCGTCGCATGGTGCCTAGTGGACTTGTTAGTTTTTACCAGGTGGTGATGGCACCTGATCCGTATGAAACCTGCATTCTTAAGAGCAGAGCCCATGGTTCAACAAAGTGTACGTTTAGAGCCCATCTTTTCAAATTGTCTAATTGTGTACTTTAGGAGTTATGGTCAGTGGCTGCCGTACGTACGTACTAGGACTTTTTAGTTGCCCACATGCGTATTTGCTTGCGTGACCTTGCCGCGCTCAAGTCTATGGTTTTGCTGGATTGAAACTTCGGTGTTCTACTAGCTAGTCGACACAATGTGTTCATACTTCATAGGTACAGGACGTACGAAATTTGAGTTAGTAAAATGTTCTCACCTTTTTTTTgcaataataatattataatttttctgtgaacAAACTGTAGCTTGGCTATTTATTTAAGTTTGTTTTATGGTCAACCTGTGTTTCACCTAGTTTTGAGTCCTGTCGTCGAGTTGATCACATTTCTCTGAATTTATAAATTTAATTAGCCAGTAGTAGGCGGTGTGATTTATCAGGTCAGACTCTCAGAGCTGGTTACAGGGGTAGAGTGTGTGCGTGAGTTCATATTATTAGTCAGTGTACGCACatgtattatatttttctttgcgAGGACGCACATGTATTATATAAGCGTACGTGTCCGTACTGTGATTAAAAAAGTATTATAGTTTTTCTAACTTTAACTAAATGCTACGAATATATTAGGTTATAGTGGGTGTGCACCCGTAGAGGTGAATATGGACACATATATGTAACCGTTTGTATCTATACTGTGATATTCATAGAAAAATAACACtccttcgttctaaattataaaaagtttatcttttctagatttatagcttttgctatacacttagatTTACACTCAGTCTAAATACATAATATAAATAAGAGTTAAATACATAGACGGTCCTTAACTTGTAGCCTTATACCACTTAGGTCCACGTGTTGTACTGTTGTAACACTAGGATTCATAGATCTAGCCTTTGACTGTTCTATTCGGTATAAAAGATGAAGTAGTAGATCCTAACAAATCCTAGTACATCTAGACAGAGAGATGGAGATAGAGAGATAGGGTTTCGAACCTGAGACTGCAAGGGTGGAAGATCCAGTGGCCTCCATCAGTTTTGTCGATGCAGTCTGCGCACGAGCAACGATGGTCGGGGAAGATGTCGGTGTAGTTGCCGTCGTCGGAGCGGGACGACCCGACTgatggcttcccgtcactggctgcgcccctcttgaTCGAATTAGGGTTAGTGTCGGTGGGGAGGTCGGCTCAGGTCCACCTCATgattagagccgccggcccccacctctttatatagcacaGGGTGACAGatgccctccagccatggtgggctggacgcccccgatcagggcgcaaatcaaaggcccaactgggccgttgggtccaaTTAGGTTAGAGATCAGTCTAACAATCTCCTCcttgatctctttccatctttcactttcatattctttacttttgtttattccattacagattagcgcatagagcatgtctcatcgacacgatccattgccgatagatttaacagctacaacacactactctgttctgaaatagatacttatctttggaccttcttttgttcaggaattataggctttcccttaaacccatgccggctacatgttctctgaacacgttgggtgataagccttttgtaagcggatccgcgagcatctttactgtacttatatgctcaagacttatgacttgatcccggactttatctttcacaacataatactttatgtcaatatgtttggcagcaccacttgacttattgttatgagcatactgtactactggattattatcgcagtataactttagttgtctatagatgtcgtcaaccaccttcaaaccgagtatgaacttctttaaccagttcacctgccccgttgcctcataacacactataaactcggcatacattgtggacgatgtagtgacggtttgttttaagctttttcatgaaatagctcctcctgcgagagtgaatacatatccagacgtggattttctattatctcccgtataatcagaatctgaatatcccactatatggagtgaatcagatcttctatacgtcatcatgaggcctttcgttccttgcaaataacgcaagactttctttaccaatttccagtgttctattctaggattgctctagaatctgccaagtaacccggtaacaaatgccaagtcagagcGCGTGCATATTTGAGCacattgcaagcttccgacagctaaagcatatggaaccactttcatttgatcgatctcatattggttcctagggcattaaaaatccccatatctgtcgcccttgactataggagcaggtgagggactatatttgtgcatactgaatttctttaagatcttttcaatgtatgtcttttgtgacagtcctaatacccctttacttctatctcggtgaatctcgatccctagaacgaacgaagcttcaccaagatttttcatatcaaactttgaggacaaaaacttctttgtctctagtagtagactgacatcactactagcgagtaagatatcatccacatacaggacaaggaagatgaacttcctattcttaaactttgtatagacacaattgtcctctacattctctttaaacccaaaattctttattgtctgatcaaacttcaagtaccactgtcttgaagcttgttttaatccataaatggatttctttagacagcatcccattcgttcttttccttccatgacaaaacctttcggttgtgccatgtagatattttcctccaagtctctattaagaaatgccgtctttacattcatctgatgtaattctagatcgtaatgtgccactaatgccattatgattctaaaggaatctttatatgagactggagaaaaggtctcattgtaatcaatcccttctctttgcgtaaagccttttaccacaagttgggctttatatctctctatattcccttgagagtcaagttttgtcttgtagacctatttacagcctactgttttggctcctttaggaattatctctaaatcccaaactttattggcattcattgatttcatttcatcttctatggcctcaagccactttgatgaatgatcacttcttatggcttcttcaaatgaggtgggatcatcctccatttgaaattcctcagtgttgtacacttcataatcagcaggaatagctgattttcttactctttgagaccttctaggggtctccacatttggcacatcttttgtttgaggttgttgttgctccccctcatttgtgcaataggttctacaggatcttgaagaataggttcctcatcatcatttattgttgccaaaggcgggataacaacaggtgctggaaccatagtgtcttgtactgtctgtgcagcaacagcaggtagtgagaaaaatggctcatgaattatcagagtgggcgcatacacctacttctctttaaggtcaatttcttgagctaccatgctccccctcatcatttcatcctctaggaagacagcatgtctcgtttccacaaactttgtatgtctatctagacagtagaaacaaaaaccttttgacttttctgggtagccaatgaaatggcaacttactgttttgtgatctagcttcccaatatttgggttaaatactttagcctcagcagggctcccccacacacgtaagtggtttaatgagggtactcttcctatccacaactcatacggtgttttgggcaccgacttacttggtactctattgagaatatgaatggtggtttttaacacctccatccataggctcatcggtaaggtggagtaacttatcatactgcgcaccatatccatcatggtacgattgcgcctttcagctactccattctactgaggttcgcccagtgtagaatactgggctactatgccattctcctgtaagaaccttacaaaaggtctaggaacttggccatatggggtatgccgaccgtagtactcccttccacagtcggacctgactatcttaatctttaagttgtgttggttttcaacttctgccttgaatatcttaaatttatcc harbors:
- the LOC136536233 gene encoding uncharacterized protein, with amino-acid sequence MDVGSGLNIMYAKTLDEMRVDRTNLRPIRAPFHGVVPSKQVVPLGQIDLRIIFGDQSNYKTETLTFDVVGFPRTFHAILGRPCYAKFMAVPNYTYLKLKMTGPCGVITVGTSFQRAYECEVECCGHAATVVASKELANLREEVAEKTPDAKKSTGSFESAKGSKEVLMDPSSSKGKKVRIGTALSSE
- the LOC136520251 gene encoding probable potassium transporter 16 — encoded protein: MAQQAGAGGGLEMVPRSGDLELQLPPVNWLRQDSLYRDATRPAHAAHHHGRQESWVRTLWLAFQCVAIMYADLGTSPLYVYANTFKYGVKHEDDVLGVLSIITSSSTASSSSP